A window of the Halomarina pelagica genome harbors these coding sequences:
- a CDS encoding terminase large subunit — MATTNQPPEGSTPVQWSLSPWQADVFESNARFRIVRAGRRAGKNILAVADQIEYARAPARSPWGADRQATCWWVGPTYDQAYRYGFLKALENLPEHWIDGEPKRSEPYEIPLANGTTIEYRTFDKPESLQGAGVDHLVIDEAPYMPGSIWEGDLRPMLLDNQGCALLIGKPLTRNYFYRLDKRGDSDSPEHADYASWHATSYDNPTIPDSEIDSERGSTSERAFRREYLAEYIDDAGGVFKRVRERIVDEYALDDVEGSGPYATGVDFARHQDWTVIHVLDADGVTVHHERLRDVAWPQIQQAVETAHEAYPGPVAVDATRDNKIVADLEASGLDVEPVTFTPKTKRELVENLVTHVEQEAVTIPDLPVLVSELELFEYDVTAAGNVRYSAPEGEHDDCVDAFALAAHAWRESQRSIRRATRSTTARKRSRRSVRRSSRSSEAD, encoded by the coding sequence GTGGCGACGACTAACCAGCCGCCCGAGGGCTCGACGCCCGTCCAGTGGTCGCTCTCGCCGTGGCAAGCCGACGTCTTCGAGAGCAACGCGCGCTTTCGGATCGTTCGGGCGGGCCGCCGAGCGGGGAAGAATATCCTCGCCGTCGCCGATCAGATCGAGTACGCCCGTGCGCCGGCGCGCTCGCCCTGGGGGGCCGACCGGCAGGCGACGTGCTGGTGGGTCGGGCCGACGTACGATCAGGCGTATCGCTACGGCTTCCTGAAGGCGCTTGAGAACCTCCCCGAGCACTGGATCGACGGGGAGCCCAAACGCTCAGAGCCCTACGAGATCCCGCTCGCGAACGGGACGACGATCGAGTACCGCACGTTCGATAAGCCGGAGTCGCTCCAGGGGGCGGGCGTCGACCATCTCGTGATCGACGAGGCTCCGTACATGCCCGGGTCGATCTGGGAGGGCGACCTCCGGCCGATGCTCCTCGATAATCAGGGGTGCGCCCTCCTCATCGGCAAACCCCTCACCCGCAACTACTTTTACCGACTCGATAAGCGGGGGGACTCCGACTCACCGGAGCACGCGGACTATGCCTCGTGGCACGCCACCTCGTACGATAACCCCACGATCCCCGATTCGGAGATCGATTCCGAGCGGGGGTCAACGTCCGAGCGGGCGTTTCGGCGAGAGTACCTCGCGGAGTATATCGACGACGCGGGGGGCGTGTTCAAGCGCGTTCGCGAGCGGATCGTCGACGAGTACGCGCTCGACGACGTCGAGGGGAGCGGCCCGTACGCGACGGGCGTGGACTTCGCTCGTCACCAGGATTGGACGGTGATCCACGTGCTCGACGCTGACGGCGTCACGGTCCACCACGAGCGCCTGCGAGACGTCGCGTGGCCGCAGATCCAGCAGGCGGTTGAGACCGCGCACGAGGCGTATCCGGGCCCGGTGGCGGTGGACGCCACGCGGGATAACAAGATCGTCGCGGACCTGGAGGCGAGCGGCCTGGACGTCGAGCCGGTCACCTTCACGCCGAAGACGAAGCGCGAACTGGTCGAGAATCTCGTGACGCACGTCGAGCAGGAGGCGGTGACGATCCCCGATCTCCCCGTCCTCGTCTCCGAACTCGAACTGTTCGAGTACGATGTTACCGCTGCCGGTAACGTTCGGTATAGCGCGCCGGAGGGCGAGCACGACGACTGCGTGGACGCGTTCGCGCTGGCGGCGCACGCGTGGCGTGAGAGCCAGCGGTCGATCCGGCGGGCCACTCGGTCCACGACCGCCCGGAAACGCTCCCGGCGGTCCGTCCGGCGCTCCTCGCGCTCCAGCGAGGCCGACTGA
- a CDS encoding phage minor head protein produces MSASVASRADPTRTKTVRQTFAERLRGEYDAIIAQVRQDVGERDVFGVETAATEALATPTPLPPLRSARRDAQIDRYVEWLREQQRTGPLAVVTGAGVLSYLRSAYRAAIRQADAQLRQAGYDAPTREERDDAALLAREPHREALAEHAARTRRELAGVARAVEQQSQRELSEALRSPTTAEALAAVAIDRLAAVGKTRATTTAVTEPVRAHADATLTRFAEFDVSVVQQHAEYQTAGDAAVCPDCAALHGARMSIEEARGIIPQHPRCRCRWSLVETRTPVRG; encoded by the coding sequence ATGTCCGCCTCCGTCGCCTCCCGGGCCGACCCGACCCGGACGAAGACCGTCCGGCAGACGTTCGCCGAGCGCCTCCGCGGGGAGTACGACGCGATAATCGCACAGGTCCGCCAGGACGTCGGTGAGCGTGACGTCTTCGGCGTCGAGACGGCGGCGACGGAGGCACTCGCGACGCCGACGCCGCTCCCCCCGCTCCGGTCGGCCCGTCGCGATGCGCAGATCGACCGCTACGTTGAGTGGCTGCGCGAGCAGCAGCGGACCGGGCCGCTCGCGGTCGTCACTGGCGCGGGCGTCCTCTCCTACCTCCGGTCGGCCTACCGGGCGGCGATCCGGCAGGCCGACGCGCAACTCCGCCAGGCCGGGTATGACGCGCCCACCCGCGAGGAGCGCGACGACGCGGCCCTCCTCGCCCGTGAGCCCCATCGGGAGGCGCTCGCCGAGCACGCCGCCCGGACGCGGCGCGAACTCGCGGGGGTGGCGCGGGCGGTCGAGCAGCAGAGCCAGCGGGAGCTGTCCGAGGCGCTCCGTTCCCCGACGACCGCCGAGGCGCTCGCCGCGGTGGCGATCGACCGTCTCGCCGCGGTAGGTAAGACGCGGGCGACAACCACCGCCGTCACGGAGCCCGTCCGCGCGCACGCCGACGCGACGCTCACTCGCTTTGCGGAGTTCGACGTCTCGGTGGTCCAGCAGCACGCGGAGTACCAGACGGCGGGCGACGCCGCCGTGTGTCCGGACTGTGCGGCGCTCCACGGCGCGCGCATGTCGATCGAGGAGGCGCGGGGGATCATCCCCCAGCACCCTCGGTGTCGCTGCCGGTGGTCGCTCGTCGAGACGCGCACGCCTGTCCGGGGCTAA
- a CDS encoding bZIP transcription factor, whose translation MTNQTESRIAGGPAILAAGQPTPAPDNTEQGPWTIHGLALPADAVTYGQSHERTYWPADVVEAATEALREAHVVRGHPDEVGLSDIVGQVTDVRFIEGLGLAYEAAVDDPDVAKQAERGRVDASPYLYRVLGDHDEARDARVATEILDVRDLGIVPNGAAPGTGVQSGPHPEFAGVSASASGSGPGSTTASEAAVEVEEALSQAFGGGAGGILDEPMTNDTDGTPEAIEALESRVEQLEQDNEQLREENATAREIYAEALSEHSPFDTETLTAKFDLGELRERVEATEEADVTPQVSPRTSSPSPSPDASGSEGDGTAGIEALSAAEQERLETLEQRRDLFRGRPGMADHVEQIETEIADLRGDN comes from the coding sequence ATGACGAACCAGACCGAGAGCCGTATCGCCGGCGGTCCGGCGATCCTCGCCGCCGGCCAGCCGACGCCCGCCCCCGACAACACCGAGCAGGGGCCGTGGACGATCCACGGCCTCGCACTCCCCGCAGACGCCGTCACGTACGGTCAGAGCCACGAACGGACGTACTGGCCGGCGGACGTGGTCGAGGCGGCGACGGAGGCCCTCCGTGAGGCGCACGTCGTCCGCGGGCATCCCGACGAGGTCGGACTCTCCGATATCGTCGGGCAGGTGACGGACGTCCGCTTTATCGAGGGGCTCGGCCTCGCCTACGAGGCGGCGGTCGACGATCCCGACGTCGCCAAGCAGGCCGAGCGGGGGCGCGTCGACGCCTCGCCGTATCTCTATCGGGTACTCGGCGACCACGACGAGGCGCGCGATGCGCGCGTCGCGACGGAGATCTTGGACGTGCGCGATCTCGGGATCGTCCCGAACGGGGCGGCTCCGGGGACGGGCGTCCAGAGCGGGCCGCACCCGGAGTTTGCGGGTGTCTCAGCCTCAGCGTCGGGGTCGGGACCGGGATCGACTACCGCCAGCGAGGCGGCGGTCGAGGTCGAGGAGGCGCTCTCGCAGGCGTTCGGTGGGGGTGCAGGCGGCATTCTTGACGAACCTATGACGAACGATACTGATGGGACGCCGGAGGCTATCGAGGCCCTGGAGTCCCGCGTTGAGCAGCTCGAACAGGATAACGAACAGCTCCGCGAGGAGAACGCGACGGCGCGCGAGATCTACGCCGAGGCGCTCTCCGAGCACTCCCCGTTCGATACGGAGACGCTGACCGCGAAGTTCGATCTCGGCGAGCTTCGCGAGCGGGTCGAGGCGACCGAGGAGGCGGACGTGACGCCGCAGGTCTCCCCACGGACGTCCTCGCCCTCGCCCTCGCCCGATGCGTCCGGTTCTGAGGGCGATGGGACGGCGGGTATCGAGGCGCTCTCTGCGGCCGAGCAGGAGCGTCTGGAGACGCTAGAGCAGCGCCGCGACCTCTTCCGCGGGCGGCCGGGCATGGCCGACCACGTCGAGCAGATCGAGACCGAGATTGCGGACCTCCGAGGTGACAACTAA
- a CDS encoding phage major capsid protein, translating to MAEAQTEATYGFRQAFRSHDGSNAGPSMKFPLREEDFEGDMVEIPEGSEYPRASMSYGEVEAVYTKYGFEFPISDEAVADGVLPIRMDAMSEMMREEARRLDQIAYNVVAAQNNAATGGNADGVLTFDELVDARAEHRSQEFDPDLLLVEALGAADILKDDTFKLRDTPVGDRAVTNGFIGSVAGVDIFEANSTPLGAHDAYLVDTSLYGYESSKEGENGVSSYREESNDQEVYKIKDRLDWVATNPDAALYIDG from the coding sequence ATGGCCGAGGCGCAGACCGAAGCAACCTACGGGTTCCGGCAGGCCTTCCGGAGCCACGACGGCTCGAACGCCGGCCCCTCGATGAAGTTCCCCCTCCGCGAGGAGGATTTCGAGGGCGATATGGTCGAGATCCCCGAGGGGTCGGAGTACCCCCGGGCGTCGATGTCCTACGGCGAGGTCGAGGCCGTCTATACCAAGTACGGCTTCGAGTTCCCCATCTCGGACGAGGCGGTCGCCGACGGCGTCCTCCCGATCCGGATGGACGCCATGAGCGAGATGATGCGCGAGGAGGCGCGTCGCCTCGACCAGATCGCGTACAACGTCGTCGCCGCGCAGAACAACGCCGCGACGGGCGGGAACGCCGACGGCGTCCTCACGTTCGACGAGCTGGTGGACGCGCGGGCGGAGCACCGCTCGCAGGAGTTCGATCCCGATCTCCTGCTCGTCGAGGCGCTCGGTGCCGCCGATATCCTCAAAGACGACACGTTCAAGCTGCGGGATACCCCGGTCGGTGACCGCGCCGTTACCAACGGCTTCATCGGGAGCGTCGCGGGCGTCGATATCTTCGAAGCGAACTCGACGCCACTCGGGGCGCACGACGCCTACCTCGTGGACACCTCCCTCTACGGCTACGAGTCGTCGAAAGAAGGCGAGAACGGTGTGTCGTCCTACCGCGAGGAGTCGAACGACCAGGAGGTCTACAAGATCAAGGATCGGTTGGACTGGGTGGCGACCAACCCGGACGCCGCGCTCTACATCGACGGGTGA
- a CDS encoding ribbon-helix-helix domain-containing protein yields MQQITVRLPERTLAEVDREAAKAGASRSEYIREVLASRDDSPEHEQEVEGLRTEVDRLRRQLAAANSRIDASNELVRAVEREQSLAERKAQAGLVTRAKWWLTGMPSSSSEAARVTEPEADPEPTASGRTRTRR; encoded by the coding sequence ATGCAGCAGATTACGGTCCGCCTCCCGGAGCGAACACTCGCCGAGGTCGACCGGGAGGCGGCGAAGGCGGGTGCCTCCCGCTCTGAATACATTCGGGAGGTGCTTGCCTCCCGGGACGACTCGCCCGAACACGAGCAGGAGGTGGAGGGATTACGCACCGAAGTCGACCGCCTCCGCCGGCAACTCGCCGCCGCGAACTCGCGCATCGACGCCTCGAACGAGTTAGTCCGCGCGGTCGAGCGTGAGCAGTCACTCGCCGAACGGAAGGCACAGGCGGGGCTCGTCACCCGGGCGAAGTGGTGGCTGACCGGGATGCCCTCGTCGTCGTCGGAGGCGGCGCGCGTCACGGAGCCGGAGGCGGATCCGGAACCGACGGCCTCCGGACGCACGCGAACGCGACGGTAG
- a CDS encoding type IV secretory system conjugative DNA transfer family protein, whose protein sequence is MELVADLASTVLTVAALGYLGVTVSDFGLGTRLKPRLRERWWRLSQPQRRALLGALPVVVFAAWGLGAALWCLLIVGLVLGWRRLRALAQDRLRRWSFARAARQGFVLPMAVSKTGGRTGDVLDRLRRLPLVGGVVGLTAATIERPTSMLALGTTGSGKTEVGKTLAWQLTDDRLLGEPVVVFDYKTDYQDFLREVVGEDAVIRLSASGSTHTWNVFEEIEDDRDYRELARALFPADGDGSSRFFEQAARDVFRATCTALDREYRDDPDVTLSNALLARTFREFSREDLYEALSEYGDMAAATSALDPDGSRQSVGVFATVQQRVGEVFVGDFAGEAGAHTDDAEISIREYMADPQGRVLVLDFPQRQGQTVAPVFRFLVDHAAMHALDDATRGAYFVLDEVTRIPGLRRLDDLVNLGRGQQVQVLLTLQSVSQLFANYGKERGTSILSGLVSRVILRLGDDASIDYARAAVGTEFKTYTRHVEKSGGDWNVTTRRETKDEEEHAFARGEFTRWDPGVGLFVGRTGWRFGYFPMLNEYLADEIDEAHR, encoded by the coding sequence ATGGAACTCGTTGCAGACCTCGCCTCGACCGTGCTCACCGTCGCGGCACTCGGCTATCTCGGTGTGACCGTATCTGACTTTGGGTTGGGGACGCGACTCAAACCCCGGCTGCGCGAGCGCTGGTGGCGTCTCTCACAGCCCCAGCGCCGCGCCCTCCTGGGGGCGCTCCCCGTCGTCGTCTTCGCCGCGTGGGGCCTCGGAGCCGCCCTGTGGTGTCTCCTCATCGTCGGGCTCGTCCTCGGGTGGCGACGCCTCCGCGCGCTCGCACAGGACCGCCTCCGCCGGTGGTCGTTCGCTCGGGCGGCTCGCCAGGGGTTCGTCCTCCCGATGGCGGTCTCGAAGACGGGCGGGCGGACCGGTGACGTCCTCGACCGCCTCCGCCGCCTCCCGCTCGTCGGCGGGGTCGTCGGCCTCACGGCGGCGACGATCGAGCGGCCCACCAGTATGCTCGCACTCGGGACCACCGGCTCCGGCAAGACTGAGGTGGGCAAGACACTCGCCTGGCAGCTCACCGACGACCGCCTCCTCGGCGAGCCTGTCGTCGTCTTCGACTACAAAACTGACTACCAGGACTTTCTCCGCGAGGTCGTCGGCGAGGACGCCGTGATCCGCCTCTCCGCGTCGGGGTCCACCCACACGTGGAACGTGTTCGAGGAGATCGAGGACGACCGGGACTACCGCGAGCTGGCCCGGGCGCTCTTCCCCGCCGACGGCGACGGCAGTTCGCGGTTCTTCGAGCAGGCCGCGCGTGACGTCTTCCGGGCGACGTGCACGGCGCTCGACCGGGAGTACCGCGACGATCCCGACGTCACGCTGTCGAACGCGCTCCTCGCCCGGACCTTCCGCGAGTTCTCACGCGAGGACCTGTATGAGGCGCTCTCGGAGTACGGCGACATGGCGGCGGCGACGTCCGCGCTCGATCCCGACGGCTCCCGGCAGTCCGTCGGCGTGTTCGCTACGGTTCAGCAGCGCGTCGGCGAGGTGTTCGTCGGCGACTTCGCGGGCGAGGCTGGGGCTCACACCGACGACGCCGAGATCTCCATCCGCGAGTACATGGCGGATCCACAGGGACGCGTGCTCGTCCTTGATTTCCCGCAACGGCAGGGCCAGACCGTCGCGCCTGTCTTCCGGTTCCTGGTGGATCACGCGGCGATGCACGCGCTTGATGACGCCACTCGGGGGGCGTACTTCGTCCTCGACGAGGTGACGCGCATCCCCGGACTCCGCCGCCTCGACGACCTCGTGAACCTCGGCCGCGGCCAGCAGGTCCAGGTCCTCCTCACCCTCCAGTCGGTGAGCCAGCTCTTCGCGAACTACGGGAAGGAACGCGGGACGTCCATCCTCTCGGGGTTGGTGTCGCGCGTGATCCTGCGCCTCGGTGACGACGCCTCGATCGACTACGCCCGGGCCGCAGTCGGCACGGAGTTCAAGACCTACACCCGCCACGTCGAGAAAAGCGGCGGCGACTGGAACGTTACGACGCGCCGGGAGACCAAGGACGAGGAGGAGCACGCCTTCGCCCGCGGGGAGTTTACCCGGTGGGATCCCGGCGTCGGCCTGTTCGTCGGCCGCACCGGGTGGCGGTTCGGGTACTTCCCCATGTTGAACGAGTACCTCGCGGACGAGATCGACGAGGCGCACCGCTAG
- a CDS encoding relaxase/mobilization nuclease domain-containing protein, translating to MTTFFQTSHRHAGCGDLLAYIERDARDDLRNHRGEPLTDQERAAMLAHSERHEFTRDFIISPENGDRLSDRELSLRTRQTMREFLADRPNTVYAYGIHRDTEHPHVHVAIAGSQNSLYMDLNDIRETRARADEHFVERGREHTLRRDVARHRPERTTRAPEQQQHQQAVTHDMNTSDPDRGADALDAALLRAERQQQQAEQTTEYTREQGRESEHDRGRGI from the coding sequence GTGACGACGTTCTTTCAGACGTCGCATCGCCACGCGGGCTGTGGCGATCTCCTCGCCTACATTGAGCGCGACGCCCGTGATGACCTCCGGAACCACCGGGGCGAACCCCTGACCGACCAGGAGCGCGCGGCGATGCTCGCACACTCAGAGCGCCACGAGTTCACGCGGGATTTCATTATCTCGCCGGAAAACGGTGACCGGCTCTCCGATCGCGAGCTCTCGCTCCGGACGCGTCAGACCATGCGTGAGTTCCTCGCCGACCGGCCGAACACGGTGTATGCGTACGGGATCCACCGCGATACGGAGCACCCGCACGTGCACGTCGCGATCGCCGGGTCGCAGAACTCGCTCTACATGGACCTGAACGATATTCGCGAGACGCGTGCTCGCGCGGATGAGCACTTCGTCGAGCGGGGGCGTGAGCACACCCTCCGGCGAGACGTCGCTCGTCACCGGCCAGAGCGTACGACCCGAGCACCAGAACAGCAGCAACACCAGCAAGCAGTGACACACGACATGAATACGAGTGACCCCGACCGGGGGGCCGACGCGCTCGACGCGGCGCTCCTCCGGGCGGAACGACAGCAGCAGCAGGCCGAACAGACCACCGAGTACACGCGAGAGCAAGGCCGCGAGTCGGAGCACGACCGCGGGCGGGGGATCTGA